A single window of Haladaptatus paucihalophilus DX253 DNA harbors:
- a CDS encoding HsdM family class I SAM-dependent methyltransferase encodes MSSSGPSVTLQEFCTGLGYSDSPGFYMISEPVSTLPTSVENSKEKLGVDAVYGTHQAHGQRFKPIVYFKKYSDEDGESLKQIYNNVWNEGQATLLIVVFPDRAKIYNCTRKPIEDRQEDIDEYQRLLDTLDLYEKSLEETPDVDSYKRPNIESRNFWRERRGEFDQANRVDQHLLTNLENLKNNLTDELSIGYTNNLIIRSLFLLYLQDRDIIQDSFYQTRFNCRGYREVLENKEDTYELFDEVKSRLNGDIFQYDENEYGSVTSEHLLIISRFLNGINLRTGQTRLFPYRFDLIPIELISSIYEHFVGESDTGGTYYTRPEMADYMIDELLSEDLHEHQRIVDPTCGSGVFLVNAFSRLVEHEKRNSDAVDLETLTEFLTHRLHGYDNNHEAVQITTFSLYLKLLEYVDDSIIWDDGFELPSLIGNSIHCDDFFEVSESEKFDLIIGNPPWGSLSQIRSSAKEYLDDSGHSIGNNESAQAFMWKAYENLDPEGEVCFAVPARSILFHRQSTAVQFREKFFEQASVDTIANLAPLRRTLFENATNPAAIVTFGRKALNGRDSIRYLTPKTFDVGILRSIPVDADHDVKFLSSHYQNFEYVWKTAMWGGSADLNLMMKLESLPSINDLVDSREWLIGNGFEAGSSTYEQTHSPELAELPHLRTSQVEPYYVPEDGLVEYGAEPYFKHPRDLSLYEPPVITVRATATRRNREPGASRGIKSAFHEHSVSYRSRIVGIVGLETDHDILRILNLVLNSSLAQYWLFLSTVGWGIARPTLRQEEILSVPLPLDNLIERKEELLSIDSRIRELIENSVRDERYKEHIEQLDNILFECYDLSEIEKKLIESRVSTSIDFYHERNDSKAVEAANDELLRQYGEIICDNVNKFLEFSDVSLQPIIYSSSNLIKPLNLITLQLSEGESQPELVDRNIVLEEKLQALDSAESNNSLYQRRIVEIYQENSIHIIKPNEVRFWSVAAAINDAPEIVGELLDRA; translated from the coding sequence ATGTCATCCTCTGGACCATCAGTCACGCTTCAAGAGTTCTGTACGGGACTTGGGTATAGCGACTCGCCCGGATTTTATATGATCTCAGAACCGGTATCAACCCTCCCTACTTCAGTTGAAAATTCTAAGGAAAAATTAGGTGTTGATGCAGTCTATGGGACTCATCAAGCACATGGTCAACGATTCAAACCAATTGTGTATTTTAAGAAATATTCTGATGAAGATGGTGAGTCTCTGAAGCAGATATACAACAACGTGTGGAATGAGGGACAAGCAACACTCCTAATTGTTGTCTTTCCCGATCGAGCAAAGATCTACAACTGTACTCGAAAGCCAATTGAAGACCGGCAGGAAGATATTGATGAGTACCAAAGACTTCTTGACACGCTCGACCTCTATGAGAAGAGTCTCGAAGAGACTCCTGATGTTGATTCGTATAAACGTCCAAATATTGAGAGTCGCAATTTCTGGCGAGAGCGGCGTGGTGAGTTCGATCAAGCAAACCGGGTTGATCAGCACTTACTGACTAACTTAGAGAATTTAAAGAATAATTTAACTGATGAACTATCGATAGGATACACAAACAATCTAATTATTAGATCGCTCTTCCTTCTTTATCTCCAAGATAGAGATATCATCCAAGACTCATTCTACCAGACGAGATTTAATTGCCGAGGATATAGAGAGGTTCTAGAAAACAAAGAAGATACATACGAACTATTTGACGAAGTTAAAAGTCGTCTTAATGGGGATATCTTTCAGTATGATGAGAACGAATACGGCTCAGTAACTTCAGAACACTTGTTAATAATCAGCCGGTTCCTGAACGGAATCAATCTCAGAACAGGCCAAACCCGATTATTCCCTTATCGTTTTGATCTTATCCCGATTGAACTAATCAGCAGCATCTACGAGCACTTCGTTGGGGAGTCTGACACTGGTGGAACGTACTATACTCGTCCTGAGATGGCCGACTATATGATTGACGAGTTGCTGAGCGAAGACCTTCATGAGCACCAACGAATTGTTGACCCTACGTGCGGTTCCGGTGTATTTCTTGTAAATGCATTTAGTAGGCTCGTAGAGCATGAAAAGCGAAATTCAGACGCAGTTGATCTCGAAACACTTACTGAGTTTCTCACGCACCGTCTACATGGATATGACAATAATCATGAAGCTGTACAAATCACCACGTTTAGTCTCTATCTCAAACTTTTAGAATATGTTGACGACTCTATTATTTGGGATGATGGATTTGAACTTCCATCTCTTATCGGGAACTCGATCCATTGTGATGACTTCTTTGAAGTTTCTGAAAGCGAGAAATTCGACTTAATAATCGGAAATCCTCCTTGGGGCTCGCTTTCTCAGATTCGTTCTTCAGCAAAGGAGTACTTAGACGATTCTGGACATTCTATTGGAAACAATGAGTCTGCACAAGCATTTATGTGGAAGGCTTACGAGAATTTGGATCCTGAAGGGGAAGTTTGCTTTGCTGTCCCCGCTAGAAGTATACTCTTTCATAGACAATCTACAGCCGTTCAATTTAGAGAAAAGTTTTTTGAACAAGCATCTGTCGACACAATAGCGAATCTGGCTCCTCTTCGGAGAACACTATTTGAGAACGCAACGAACCCAGCAGCGATTGTCACGTTCGGAAGAAAGGCGCTCAATGGACGAGATTCGATCCGATATCTTACTCCAAAGACATTTGATGTAGGTATTCTCCGTTCGATTCCCGTTGATGCAGACCACGACGTGAAGTTTCTTTCTTCGCATTACCAGAACTTTGAGTACGTCTGGAAAACTGCGATGTGGGGTGGTAGTGCGGACCTCAATCTTATGATGAAACTAGAATCGTTGCCCTCCATCAATGATCTAGTAGACAGCCGTGAGTGGCTAATCGGAAATGGATTTGAAGCAGGCTCTTCGACATATGAGCAAACCCATTCACCGGAATTAGCTGAGTTGCCTCATCTTCGGACTAGCCAAGTTGAGCCATATTATGTCCCAGAAGACGGCTTAGTAGAATATGGCGCCGAACCATATTTTAAGCATCCACGTGACTTATCACTATACGAACCACCAGTCATAACAGTCCGAGCGACGGCCACACGTCGCAATAGAGAACCGGGTGCATCAAGAGGAATAAAATCAGCATTCCATGAACACTCAGTCTCATACCGGTCAAGGATTGTTGGGATTGTTGGCTTGGAAACGGATCATGATATTCTCCGAATCCTGAATCTAGTTCTTAACTCGTCACTTGCCCAGTACTGGTTATTCCTTTCTACTGTCGGGTGGGGTATTGCTAGACCAACACTCCGGCAGGAAGAAATCCTCTCTGTTCCTCTTCCGCTAGACAATCTAATCGAAAGGAAGGAGGAATTATTATCTATCGACAGTAGAATTAGAGAACTAATCGAAAATAGTGTTCGAGACGAGCGTTACAAGGAGCATATCGAACAATTAGATAACATTCTTTTCGAGTGTTACGACCTTTCAGAGATCGAAAAGAAGCTCATCGAATCGAGAGTAAGCACCTCGATTGATTTCTACCATGAACGAAATGACTCGAAAGCAGTAGAGGCCGCAAATGATGAACTCCTTCGTCAGTACGGAGAAATCATCTGCGATAACGTAAACAAATTCCTTGAGTTTAGCGATGTTTCTTTGCAGCCGATCATCTACTCTTCATCAAACCTCATCAAGCCTCTTAATCTAATTACTTTACAGTTATCCGAAGGGGAGAGTCAGCCAGAGTTAGTCGATCGTAACATTGTCCTTGAAGAAAAACTCCAAGCCCTTGATTCAGCAGAATCAAATAATTCGCTGTATCAACGTCGAATTGTCGAAATATACCAGGAAAACTCTATTCATATAATCAAACCTAATGAAGTGAGATTTTGGAGCGTTGCTGCGGCGATTAATGACGCACCCGAAATTGTAGGTGAGTTGCTTGACCGAGCATAA